From Solibacillus isronensis, the proteins below share one genomic window:
- a CDS encoding aspartate kinase, with protein METVVVKFGGPALTTPEKIVQVAKKVIKEQGRGINLVVVVSSIPAIRRELRQYAAEITDEPSKREMDALASSATQITSAMLAMAIQEHGGKAVSLAGWQTGIHTNQKHGNARIDHVDSKRIQEHLALGEIVVVAGFQGVTGTDNISTFGKGGSETSAVALAVALEAERVEIFSSVEGIFTADPEIVKGSRKLPEVSYDEMLEFANLGAKILHPRAVELAKKYNISLIVRSFVQDVEGTFIKGDVDMEKNLLVRGVAYESDIIRLTIGYDSYETASLAEVFSVLAENDINVDIIVQAVIDGVKPTISFTISKDEFAEALRVLETSKLSLGFSFADFEVGLAKVSIIGSAMASNPGVAARMFARLGREHIPVKMVSTSEIKVSVVVPQEEMVRAANVLHEEFNLAMKEVTAS; from the coding sequence ATGGAGACAGTTGTAGTAAAGTTTGGCGGTCCGGCATTGACTACACCGGAAAAAATCGTACAGGTAGCCAAAAAAGTGATAAAAGAGCAAGGACGTGGCATAAACTTAGTCGTTGTCGTTTCTTCAATACCCGCTATACGACGAGAATTGAGACAATATGCTGCTGAAATTACCGATGAGCCGTCGAAACGGGAAATGGATGCACTGGCCTCTTCAGCAACACAAATAACTAGTGCAATGCTTGCAATGGCAATTCAGGAGCATGGAGGTAAAGCTGTGTCACTTGCTGGATGGCAAACAGGTATTCATACTAATCAAAAACATGGCAACGCACGAATCGATCATGTGGATAGTAAACGAATTCAGGAACATTTGGCATTAGGTGAAATCGTCGTAGTAGCAGGTTTTCAAGGAGTTACGGGGACAGACAATATTTCAACATTCGGCAAAGGGGGTTCTGAAACTTCAGCAGTTGCACTTGCGGTTGCCCTCGAAGCAGAGCGTGTCGAGATTTTTTCATCAGTTGAAGGGATTTTCACGGCAGACCCAGAAATTGTAAAAGGATCTAGGAAACTACCGGAAGTTTCTTATGATGAGATGTTGGAATTTGCAAATTTAGGGGCTAAAATTTTGCACCCACGTGCGGTTGAACTTGCCAAAAAATACAATATATCGCTCATTGTACGCTCTTTCGTACAGGACGTGGAAGGCACTTTTATTAAAGGGGATGTAGACATGGAGAAAAACTTACTTGTACGCGGGGTAGCTTACGAATCGGATATTATTCGTTTGACGATCGGCTATGATTCTTATGAAACCGCGTCATTGGCAGAAGTGTTTAGTGTTTTAGCAGAAAATGATATCAATGTGGATATTATTGTTCAAGCAGTCATTGATGGCGTGAAGCCGACCATTTCCTTTACAATTTCCAAAGATGAGTTTGCGGAAGCTTTACGGGTACTGGAAACTAGTAAATTGTCACTTGGGTTTAGTTTTGCAGATTTTGAAGTAGGTTTAGCGAAAGTATCTATTATCGGTTCTGCGATGGCATCCAATCCGGGGGTTGCGGCTCGCATGTTTGCACGCTTAGGTCGCGAACATATTCCTGTAAAAATGGTCAGCACTTCGGAAATTAAAGTTTCTGTCGTTGTACCACAGGAAGAAATGGTTCGTGCTGCGAATGTGCTGCATGAGGAATTCAATTTGGCGATGAAAGAAGTAACCGCTTCTTAA
- a CDS encoding YslB family protein has product MEGYKMKTIPTFGYEIIRDHLLPSILGKHEEDVLYWAGKEIARKFPLFSMDELPSFFMEAGWGQLVLEKETKDELHYILLTTEEVPLNIVQRCFRLEAGFLAEQKQKQLGYLTECYEEKDNDKHVVKFTLKWDLKEKI; this is encoded by the coding sequence ATGGAAGGGTACAAAATGAAAACGATTCCAACTTTTGGCTACGAAATCATTCGTGACCATCTTCTTCCTTCTATTCTAGGTAAGCATGAAGAAGATGTTTTATATTGGGCAGGTAAAGAAATTGCAAGAAAGTTCCCATTATTTTCAATGGATGAACTCCCTTCCTTTTTTATGGAAGCTGGCTGGGGTCAGTTAGTTCTGGAAAAAGAAACGAAGGACGAACTTCATTACATACTTTTGACAACAGAGGAAGTGCCACTCAATATTGTACAACGTTGCTTCCGTCTTGAAGCTGGCTTTTTAGCAGAGCAGAAACAAAAGCAGCTAGGCTATTTGACGGAATGCTATGAAGAAAAAGATAATGACAAACATGTCGTAAAATTTACGTTAAAATGGGATTTAAAAGAGAAAATTTAG
- a CDS encoding succinate dehydrogenase cytochrome b558 subunit → MSKDREFLWRRLHSLLGVVPVGLFLVFHLFLNFTAVGGEETYNNATGVMELLPHSLLLAMEWIIIYIPLMFHGFYGVYIAFTATYNTGRFSTFRNWMFALQRFTGIFLVVFIAWHIFQTRIQKALGAEVEFNMMVEIVDNPLMLVFYILGIVSAAFHLANGLWSFLVSWGITQSNKSQRIATYVTLLIFVVLAIVGVAAILAFV, encoded by the coding sequence TTGTCGAAAGATCGTGAATTTTTATGGCGCCGCTTACACTCGTTATTAGGTGTAGTTCCTGTCGGGTTGTTCTTGGTGTTCCACTTATTTCTGAACTTCACTGCAGTTGGCGGTGAAGAAACTTACAATAACGCAACAGGTGTTATGGAATTACTTCCACACTCGTTATTGTTAGCGATGGAATGGATCATTATCTATATTCCATTAATGTTCCACGGATTCTATGGAGTGTATATTGCTTTCACTGCAACATACAATACTGGACGTTTCAGCACATTCCGTAACTGGATGTTTGCATTGCAACGTTTCACAGGTATTTTCCTTGTAGTCTTCATTGCGTGGCATATTTTCCAAACACGTATCCAAAAAGCATTAGGTGCTGAAGTTGAATTTAATATGATGGTTGAAATCGTTGACAATCCATTAATGTTAGTATTCTACATCTTAGGTATCGTTTCAGCAGCATTCCACTTAGCGAACGGTTTATGGTCGTTCTTAGTAAGCTGGGGTATTACGCAATCTAACAAATCTCAACGAATCGCAACTTATGTTACGTTGTTAATTTTCGTAGTATTAGCAATCGTTGGTGTTGCAGCTATCTTAGCATTCGTCTAA
- the sdhA gene encoding succinate dehydrogenase flavoprotein subunit: MAKSKVIVVGGGLAGLMATIKAAEVGTEVDLFSLVPVKRSHSVCAQGGINGAVNTKGEGDSPWIHFDDTVYGGDFLANQPPVKAMADAAPGIIHLMDRMGVMFNRTPEGLLDFRRFGGTLMHRTAFAGATTGQQLLYALDEQVRAHEVAGLVTKYEHWEFLGAVLDDEGVCRGIVAQDLRSEEIRSFRSDAVIMATGGPGIIFGKTTNSVINTGSAASIVYQQGATYSNGEMIQIHPTAIPGDDKNRLMSESARGEGGRVWTYKDGKPWYFLEEKYPAYGNLVPRDIATREIFDVCVNQKLGINGENMVYLDLSHKDPHELDIKLGGIIEIYEKFVGDDPRKLPMKIFPAVHYSMGGLWVDYDQMTEIPGLFAAGECDYSQHGANRLGANSLLSAIYGGMVAGPNAVKYIKGLQKHAEDLPEEIYTRRVQEETEKWEAILKMDGTENAYLLHKELGEWMTDNMTVVRVNAKLEETYAKLTELQERWENININDTQKWSNQGAHFTRQLKNMLYLAKVMTKGALLRDESRGAHFKPEFPERDDENFLKTTMAKFDPATGEPIITYAEVDVSLIPPRKRDYSA; the protein is encoded by the coding sequence ATGGCAAAAAGTAAAGTTATCGTCGTTGGTGGCGGTCTTGCTGGCTTAATGGCTACGATTAAAGCAGCTGAAGTTGGTACTGAAGTTGATTTATTCTCGTTAGTTCCAGTTAAACGTTCACACTCTGTATGTGCACAAGGCGGAATTAACGGAGCAGTTAATACAAAAGGTGAAGGGGATTCTCCATGGATCCACTTTGACGATACAGTATATGGTGGAGACTTCTTAGCGAACCAACCACCAGTTAAAGCAATGGCTGATGCCGCTCCTGGTATCATCCACTTAATGGACCGTATGGGAGTAATGTTCAACCGTACGCCAGAAGGTTTACTTGACTTCCGTCGTTTCGGTGGTACATTAATGCACCGTACAGCATTCGCTGGTGCGACAACGGGTCAACAATTATTATATGCACTAGATGAGCAAGTTCGTGCACACGAAGTAGCTGGTTTAGTTACGAAGTATGAGCATTGGGAATTCCTTGGTGCGGTGCTTGATGACGAAGGCGTTTGCCGCGGTATCGTAGCACAAGATTTACGTTCAGAAGAAATTCGCTCATTCCGTTCTGATGCTGTAATTATGGCAACAGGTGGTCCTGGGATTATCTTCGGTAAAACAACAAACTCAGTAATCAACACTGGTTCTGCAGCATCGATTGTTTACCAACAAGGTGCAACATATTCAAACGGTGAAATGATTCAAATTCACCCAACAGCGATTCCTGGAGACGACAAAAACCGTCTAATGTCTGAATCTGCTCGTGGTGAAGGTGGACGTGTATGGACGTATAAAGACGGTAAGCCTTGGTACTTCCTAGAAGAGAAATATCCTGCTTACGGTAACTTAGTACCACGTGATATCGCAACACGTGAAATCTTTGACGTGTGCGTAAACCAAAAGTTGGGTATTAACGGGGAAAACATGGTATACTTAGACTTATCCCATAAAGATCCTCATGAATTAGATATTAAATTAGGTGGTATTATCGAAATCTACGAGAAATTCGTAGGTGATGACCCACGTAAATTACCGATGAAAATCTTCCCTGCGGTACACTATTCAATGGGCGGATTATGGGTTGACTATGACCAAATGACTGAAATTCCTGGTTTATTCGCTGCAGGTGAATGTGACTACTCACAACATGGTGCAAACCGTTTAGGTGCGAACTCATTATTATCAGCGATTTACGGTGGTATGGTTGCAGGTCCAAATGCTGTTAAGTACATTAAAGGACTTCAAAAGCATGCGGAAGATCTACCTGAAGAAATCTACACGCGTCGCGTACAGGAAGAAACAGAGAAATGGGAAGCTATCCTGAAAATGGATGGTACGGAAAACGCTTACTTGCTACACAAAGAGCTTGGTGAGTGGATGACTGACAACATGACTGTTGTACGTGTAAACGCAAAATTAGAAGAAACTTATGCGAAATTAACTGAGCTTCAAGAGCGTTGGGAAAACATCAACATTAACGATACGCAAAAATGGTCGAATCAAGGTGCCCACTTCACTCGTCAGTTAAAGAACATGTTATATTTAGCTAAAGTTATGACGAAGGGTGCATTATTACGTGACGAATCTCGTGGCGCTCACTTTAAGCCAGAATTCCCAGAACGTGATGATGAGAACTTCTTAAAAACAACTATGGCGAAGTTCGATCCGGCAACGGGCGAACCAATTATTACTTATGCCGAAGTAGACGTTTCGTTAATTCCACCACGTAAACGCGACTACTCAGCGTAG
- the sdhB gene encoding succinate dehydrogenase iron-sulfur subunit translates to METVNTDRTVKLEIVRQDNENGATRVEKFEVPYRPGMNVISALMHIQKNPVTADGQKTTPVAWDMNCLEEVCGACSMVINGRPQQSCSALVDKLTQPIRLEPMKTFPVIRDLQVDRERMFNALKKVKAWVPIDGTYDLGEGPRMPERKRQWAYELSKCMTCGVCMEACPNVSESASFIGPFALSQVRLFNTHPTGAMNKDERLNAIMGDGGLANCGNSQNCVAACPKGIPLTTSIAALNRETTVQMFKNFFGSDHMVD, encoded by the coding sequence GTGGAAACAGTAAATACTGATAGAACAGTTAAGTTAGAAATCGTTCGTCAAGACAATGAGAATGGTGCTACACGCGTTGAGAAGTTTGAAGTTCCTTACCGTCCTGGTATGAACGTTATCTCTGCTCTAATGCATATTCAAAAAAATCCTGTTACTGCTGATGGTCAAAAAACGACTCCAGTAGCATGGGATATGAACTGTCTGGAAGAAGTTTGTGGTGCATGTTCAATGGTAATCAATGGACGTCCGCAACAATCTTGTTCAGCATTAGTAGACAAGTTAACTCAACCAATTCGTTTAGAGCCAATGAAAACTTTCCCGGTTATCCGTGACTTACAAGTAGACCGTGAGCGCATGTTTAACGCACTTAAGAAAGTTAAAGCATGGGTACCAATCGATGGTACTTATGATTTAGGTGAAGGTCCACGTATGCCGGAGCGCAAACGTCAATGGGCTTATGAATTATCAAAATGTATGACTTGTGGTGTATGTATGGAAGCATGTCCAAACGTTTCTGAATCAGCATCATTCATCGGTCCATTTGCTTTATCACAAGTACGTTTATTCAACACACACCCAACTGGTGCAATGAATAAAGACGAGCGTTTAAATGCAATCATGGGCGACGGTGGTCTTGCAAACTGTGGTAACTCTCAAAACTGTGTAGCTGCTTGTCCAAAAGGTATTCCTTTGACAACATCTATCGCTGCACTTAACCGTGAAACAACAGTTCAAATGTTCAAAAACTTCTTCGGTTCTGACCACATGGTTGACTAA
- a CDS encoding acyl-CoA thioesterase — MRATYIQDATEWMAGFSFSTKVKVRFSETDMYGHVNNTKVFAYFEYARIEYFKALGFDFTAGSDTGNMLVVADIQCDYLKEVFFDEELTVFVKTASIGTSSMDLHYLVKNEKDEACYTGRGTLVQLSSDTGKGVPLLEEQKKLLLGK, encoded by the coding sequence ATGCGAGCTACATATATTCAGGATGCAACAGAATGGATGGCAGGATTTTCGTTTTCGACAAAGGTAAAGGTGCGATTTTCGGAAACAGATATGTATGGGCATGTAAATAATACAAAAGTATTTGCCTATTTCGAGTATGCACGTATCGAATATTTTAAAGCATTAGGATTTGATTTTACAGCAGGATCGGATACGGGAAATATGCTCGTTGTGGCAGATATTCAGTGTGATTATTTAAAAGAAGTGTTCTTTGATGAGGAATTGACAGTATTTGTCAAAACTGCGTCGATCGGCACTTCTTCCATGGATTTGCATTATTTGGTGAAAAATGAAAAAGATGAAGCATGCTATACAGGACGCGGAACGCTTGTACAATTGAGCAGTGACACGGGGAAAGGTGTCCCGTTACTGGAAGAGCAAAAAAAATTATTGCTTGGGAAATAG
- a CDS encoding helix-turn-helix domain-containing protein — MNRPQHRSLLTKREREIFELLIKDYSTREISTKLGISEKTVRNHISNTIQKLGVSSRTQAILELLRLQELSIY, encoded by the coding sequence ATGAATCGTCCGCAGCATCGTTCGCTGTTAACAAAAAGAGAACGCGAGATTTTTGAGCTATTAATAAAGGACTATTCAACACGGGAAATATCAACTAAGCTAGGCATTAGTGAAAAAACCGTTCGTAATCATATTTCCAATACGATTCAAAAGCTGGGTGTATCAAGTCGTACGCAAGCAATTCTTGAGCTATTAAGACTTCAGGAATTGTCGATATACTGA
- a CDS encoding MarR family winged helix-turn-helix transcriptional regulator produces the protein MKDHSTHSSESVAILEKELRYISHLIKQKGREILSNYTITPPQFIALQWLHESGDMTIGDLSTKMYLAFSTTTDLVDRMEKNELVQRVRDENDRRVVRIHLLPEGERIIQEVIFKRQNYLRDITQEFNAEEFEQLSRTLQKLHLLMK, from the coding sequence ATGAAAGATCACAGCACACATAGCTCTGAATCTGTAGCAATCCTGGAAAAAGAACTAAGATATATTTCACACTTAATCAAACAAAAAGGTCGAGAAATTTTAAGTAATTATACGATTACACCTCCGCAATTTATTGCATTGCAATGGTTGCATGAATCGGGTGATATGACGATCGGTGACTTGTCGACGAAAATGTATTTAGCGTTTTCGACAACGACAGATTTAGTGGACCGGATGGAGAAAAATGAATTGGTACAGCGTGTACGTGACGAAAATGATCGACGTGTTGTACGGATTCATCTTTTACCTGAAGGCGAAAGAATTATACAGGAAGTAATTTTTAAGCGTCAAAATTATTTGCGGGATATTACACAGGAATTTAACGCAGAAGAGTTTGAACAATTATCAAGAACATTACAAAAACTACATTTATTAATGAAATAG
- the racE gene encoding glutamate racemase gives MNAPIGVIDSGVGGLTVAKAIMELLPNETIYYIGDTARCPYGPRTKKEVRNFTWEMAKALEKMNVKMLVIACNTATAVALESLQKHMPFPVLGVINAGARAAIKKTKRNEVVVLATEGTIKSGAYEEAVKSLSTKAKIIPLACPTFVPLVESGEYEGQFSYDLVAKGLKPLEDERFDTVILGCTHYPILQKQIEAAVGSHVHVLSSAEETAKDVEAILSYTGQLRTDEEPPQHILHASGSVPIFRSIAERWLEKGELDIRKITFEK, from the coding sequence GTGAATGCCCCAATTGGTGTTATCGATTCCGGAGTTGGCGGATTAACAGTGGCAAAAGCGATTATGGAGCTTTTGCCGAATGAAACAATATATTATATAGGTGATACGGCGCGATGTCCTTACGGGCCACGCACAAAGAAAGAAGTCCGCAATTTTACATGGGAGATGGCAAAAGCACTCGAAAAGATGAATGTGAAGATGCTTGTCATTGCATGTAATACTGCGACTGCCGTTGCATTGGAAAGTCTGCAAAAACATATGCCATTTCCGGTTTTAGGAGTTATTAATGCAGGGGCACGAGCGGCCATAAAAAAGACAAAGCGCAATGAAGTTGTCGTATTAGCGACAGAAGGCACGATCAAAAGTGGCGCATATGAAGAAGCGGTGAAATCATTATCGACAAAAGCGAAAATAATTCCACTTGCCTGTCCGACATTTGTGCCACTCGTTGAAAGTGGTGAATACGAAGGCCAATTTTCGTATGACCTCGTTGCAAAAGGATTAAAGCCGCTTGAAGATGAGCGATTTGATACAGTCATTTTAGGCTGTACACATTATCCTATTTTACAAAAGCAAATTGAGGCAGCAGTAGGCTCACATGTTCACGTCCTGTCATCTGCCGAAGAAACAGCTAAAGATGTCGAAGCGATTTTAAGCTATACAGGACAATTACGAACAGATGAAGAACCGCCGCAGCATATTCTGCATGCATCTGGTTCCGTGCCGATTTTCCGTTCCATAGCAGAACGTTGGCTGGAAAAAGGTGAATTGGATATACGTAAAATTACATTCGAAAAATAG
- the rph gene encoding ribonuclease PH, which yields MTRHDLRAVNELRPVQIDNNYLMHPEGSVLITVGNTKVICTATIEEKVPGFLRGQGKGWITAEYSMLPRATEQRTRRESSAGKVSGRTMEIQRLIGRALRAVVDLEALGEKTIWIDCDVIQADGGTRTASITGAFVAMTQAIAKLGVDKPFVKFPVTDFLAATSVGKLENIGAVLDLNYVEDSSAQVDMNVIMTGAGEFVELQGTGEEATFSRSELNELLDLGESGIAQLIEMQKTALGEIANLIGKVEA from the coding sequence ATGACTAGACATGACTTACGAGCTGTGAATGAATTACGTCCAGTTCAAATTGATAATAATTATTTAATGCATCCGGAAGGCTCGGTATTAATAACAGTTGGAAATACAAAGGTGATTTGTACTGCAACGATTGAAGAAAAAGTACCTGGTTTTTTACGTGGACAAGGTAAAGGTTGGATTACGGCTGAATATTCCATGCTACCACGCGCTACAGAGCAACGCACACGCCGTGAAAGCTCTGCAGGGAAGGTAAGTGGCCGCACGATGGAAATTCAACGCTTAATCGGCCGAGCATTACGTGCTGTCGTTGATTTAGAAGCGCTAGGTGAAAAAACGATATGGATTGACTGTGACGTGATCCAGGCAGATGGCGGAACGCGTACGGCATCGATTACAGGAGCATTTGTAGCGATGACACAGGCAATTGCAAAACTAGGCGTAGACAAGCCATTCGTAAAATTCCCCGTAACAGATTTTTTAGCTGCAACTAGTGTGGGAAAACTAGAAAACATTGGCGCAGTTTTGGATTTAAACTATGTGGAAGATTCATCTGCACAAGTCGATATGAATGTTATTATGACAGGTGCCGGCGAATTTGTGGAATTGCAAGGTACAGGCGAAGAAGCGACATTCAGCCGTTCAGAACTGAATGAATTACTTGATTTAGGAGAATCGGGAATTGCCCAGCTAATCGAAATGCAAAAAACAGCACTAGGTGAAATCGCAAACTTGATCGGAAAGGTGGAAGCATAA
- a CDS encoding XTP/dITP diphosphatase, which yields MKQVVIATKNKGKAKDFEALFGPFGYEVVTMFDVAPDVEIEETGKTFEENAILKAETLANMLGQIVIADDSGLAIDALNGEPGVYSARYAGDHDDEANMVKVLENMKDVPEEQRTARFCCALAIAGPNMETKTVFGTCEGMIAHEKKGTNGFGYDPIFYVPALEKHMAELSAEEKGAISHRGNAIRKLALQLAEFLK from the coding sequence ATGAAACAAGTAGTAATCGCCACAAAGAATAAAGGAAAAGCGAAAGACTTTGAAGCATTATTCGGACCATTCGGCTATGAAGTTGTCACAATGTTTGACGTTGCTCCGGATGTGGAAATAGAAGAGACAGGTAAGACTTTTGAAGAAAATGCAATTTTAAAAGCGGAAACATTAGCAAACATGCTTGGCCAAATCGTGATTGCGGATGACAGCGGTTTAGCGATCGATGCATTAAACGGTGAACCTGGAGTGTATTCAGCACGTTATGCCGGCGATCATGACGATGAAGCGAATATGGTGAAAGTGCTGGAAAACATGAAGGATGTACCGGAAGAACAGCGTACAGCCCGTTTCTGCTGTGCATTGGCAATTGCAGGACCGAATATGGAAACGAAAACAGTATTCGGCACATGTGAAGGTATGATTGCACATGAAAAGAAAGGGACTAACGGATTCGGCTATGATCCGATTTTCTATGTGCCTGCTTTGGAAAAACATATGGCTGAGCTTTCTGCAGAAGAAAAAGGTGCCATTTCACACCGAGGCAATGCTATTCGTAAACTGGCATTACAGTTAGCAGAATTTCTGAAATAG
- a CDS encoding metallophosphoesterase family protein: MKLLIMSDTHGDEEIIERVKGYHPDAHKVIHCGDSELPYAHPALQGVERVKGNCDHDLNYLEEMLFQINGDRVYVTHGHLYDVKNSPMKLIYRAKEVGAQIVCFGHSHVLGAEYIDDILFINPGSLLKPRRIEEKSFVTLTITSTHFTLQCYDDNNNLIDELFYER; this comes from the coding sequence ATGAAGCTATTGATTATGAGTGATACACATGGTGACGAGGAAATCATTGAACGTGTAAAGGGCTACCATCCAGATGCGCATAAAGTGATCCATTGTGGTGATAGTGAATTACCGTATGCACATCCTGCTCTGCAAGGAGTAGAGCGTGTGAAAGGGAACTGTGATCATGACCTTAACTATTTAGAGGAGATGCTGTTTCAGATAAATGGAGATCGTGTGTATGTGACACACGGGCATTTATACGATGTGAAAAACTCTCCAATGAAACTGATTTACCGCGCAAAGGAAGTCGGCGCACAAATCGTATGTTTTGGTCATTCACATGTACTTGGTGCAGAATATATTGACGACATTTTATTTATCAATCCGGGCAGCTTACTAAAGCCCCGTCGAATAGAAGAAAAGTCATTTGTTACCCTAACAATAACTTCCACACATTTTACATTACAATGTTATGACGATAATAATAATTTGATCGATGAATTATTTTATGAGCGTTAA